From Astyanax mexicanus isolate ESR-SI-001 chromosome 13, AstMex3_surface, whole genome shotgun sequence, the proteins below share one genomic window:
- the eif4e2rs1 gene encoding eukaryotic translation initiation factor 4E family member 2 related sequence 1, translating to MNQFEQLKEEEVDEREDNVCVREEKRDLDSSNRRKTITPGPGEHPLQYNYTFWYSRRTPSRPANTQSYEQNIRQIGTVASVEQFWKFYSHLVRPGDLTGHSDFHLFKEGIKPMWEDEANKNGGKWIIRLRKGLASRFWENIILAMLGEQFMVGEEVCGVVVSIRFQEDILSIWNKTASDQVTTSRIRDTLRRVLNLPPNTIMEYKTHNDSLKDNSSFRNTKITL from the exons ATGAATCAGTTCGAGCA gctgaaggaggaggaggttGACGAGCGTGAGGATAATGTGTGTGTACGGGAGGAAAAGCGTGACCTGGACAGCTCTAACCGGAGAaaa acTATAACTCCAGGTCCAGGGGAACATCCCCTACAGTATAACTACACTTTCTGGTACTCTCGTCGGACCCCCAGCAGACCAGCCAACACACAGAGCTATGAGCAGAACATCAGACAGATTGGCACAGTTGCCTCG GTGGAGCAGTTTTGGAAATTTTACAGCCATCTTGTGCGGCCGGGGGATCTGACGGGCCACAGTGACTTCCATCTGTTTAAAGAGGGCATCAAACCTATGTGGGAG GATGAAGCAAATAAAAATGGGGGTAAGTGGATAATCCGGTTGCGAAAAGGTCTGGCCTCACGATTCTGGGAGAACATCATCCTGGCGATGCTGGGAGAGCAGTTCATGGTGGGAGAGGAAGTGTGTGGAGTGGTAGTCTCCATACGTTTTCAG GAGGACATTTTGTCTATCTGGAATAAAACGGCGAGTGATCAGGTGACGACATCCCGAATCAGAGACACACTGCGGAGGGTCCTAAACCTCCCCCCCAACACAATCATGGAATACAAGACCCACAACGACAGCCTCAA GGATAACTCCAGCTTCCGCAACACCAAGATCACATTGTGA